CGAAGTAGTCTGCGCAGACCAAATACAAATGGCCGCACGAAAGTTTAGACGGCATAAATTGATGGAAGTTTTAGTGACAATCAAATAACAAAACCCCCTGCACAAACAGGGGGTTATTAAAAATTAGGCAGTTTATAAGATAGCTCTTTTTTGCAGTTCTTCTCTTAACTGCTCGGCATGGTGAAATTGAATCCCGTCCATACCTACCGTATGCGCCGCTGCTACATTGGCAGCATTATCATCAATAAAAATACATTTTTCGGCTCTTAAGGAAAACTTGTCTAAAAAGCGCTGATAAATGCGAGGGTCAGGTTTATTCACCCCCTCCTCTCCGGACACTAACACTCCGTCAAACTGCGTAAAAACTTCAAACATTTCTTTGGCTTTAGGAAAAGTTTCTTTAGACCAGTTGGTCAGTGCGTACACTTTAAATCCTTTGGCCTTCAATTCCCAAAAGATCTCTTTTGTACCGGCAATATCGGGGCCGAACATTTCATTCCAACGGGCAAAGTAGGCATCAATTTGTTGCGCATAAGCAGGATAGTCTTTTTTCAACAGTTCCGTCCCTTCGGCAAAACTGCGCCCTGCATCTTGACGAGCATTCCACGCGCTGGTACAAACATGAGTCAAAAACCATTCCATTTCTTCTGTAGAAGGAAAAACCTTTCGATACAAATGGCGTGGATTCCAATCCACAAACACTCCGCCCAAATCAAAGACGATTGTCTTCACTTGTTCCCCCTGAGTCGTTTCTTTTATTGTATCTTTAATCAAGAAAAAAGAAAAGATTTTTTTGCATTAAAAACAGCGCAAAACCATTTTGTCTTGCGCTGTCTTTTAACACACAAAAAACACTTTATAAGATCAACGTATCTTCCATATCCGGTCCGGTAGAGACTAAAGCCAATTCCGGATGAGGATAAACTTCAGCCGAGAGGGCTTTCATGCTTTCCAAAAAGGCTTTTGCCTCATCGGTAAAATCTTCATAACTCTTGATATGTTCATTCCCTTCAAACATATCAATATGCGTAATAGCGATTTTGGTAGCATTGTTTATCATAATG
This is a stretch of genomic DNA from Elusimicrobiaceae bacterium. It encodes these proteins:
- a CDS encoding HAD family phosphatase, with amino-acid sequence MKTIVFDLGGVFVDWNPRHLYRKVFPSTEEMEWFLTHVCTSAWNARQDAGRSFAEGTELLKKDYPAYAQQIDAYFARWNEMFGPDIAGTKEIFWELKAKGFKVYALTNWSKETFPKAKEMFEVFTQFDGVLVSGEEGVNKPDPRIYQRFLDKFSLRAEKCIFIDDNAANVAAAHTVGMDGIQFHHAEQLREELQKRAIL